One Deltaproteobacteria bacterium genomic window, TGCAGCGCTGGCTAAGATGAAAATTGATGGAAAATATTTGCCGTTTCACATTCACGATCTGGCCTCTGCAGTAAGCGGTGTAAGAGGGATGGGTCTCCGGGGTGTCAGCATAACCATCCCTTTCAAGGTGGCGATCATGGCATATATGGATGAAGTGGATGACGATGCTTTACAGATAGGCGCTGTAAATACCGTTGTGAATTACAATGGCAGATTGAAGGGATTCAATACCGATTGGATCGGTCTGGTTCAATCTCTCAGGGAGGCTATGGATATTGAAGGGAAGGTTTTTGCCGTTTTAGGATCCGGCGGAACTGCAAGAGCGGCTGTTTTCGGTATTCAGAAAGAAGGCGGTATCCCCGTTGTTGTTAATAGAAACAAGGAAAGAGGCGAACACCTGGCTCAGGAGTGGGGGTGCTTTTTTTACCCTCTCAAGGAGATCAATGAGGTCAGGGCAGATTGCCTGATCAATACAACGCCTGTAGGTATGATGCCGGATATAAATGAATCACCCGTTAATGGCACAGTCCTCCTCAACTACCGATGGGTCATGGATGTGATCTATAATCCTCTTACGACGAAGCTGCTGAAGGATGCTGCGGAAGCAGGATGTATTTCCATCCCCGGTCTTGGTATGTTTGTTCATCAAGGGGCTGAACAGATCAAACTCTGGACGGGGCAAGAGCCTCCGAGAGAGTTGATGAAACAGGTTGTCATGGAGCGCCTTTTATATGGAAGTTAAGCCAATTCCTCATTTGGATGCAACTGTAGAGATCCCAGGCTCCAAGAGTTATACCCAGAGGGCTCTTGTTATTGCATTTCTGGCGCAAGGAAAATCGATCCTGCGTAATGTACTCATTTCGGAGGATACCCGGTATCTTGTGGCGGGACTGCGTTCCCTTGGCGCCGGGATTCTCATCTCTGATAAGGATATGATCATTTCAGGGACGAGGGGGAAAATCAGCAATCCCAGGCGGGAGATATTTCTCGGGAATAATGGTACAGCCCTACGATTCCTTACGACACTGGTTTCTCTTGGCAGGGGTAAGTTTACCCTTGACGGCAGCAGCCGCCTCCGCGAAAGACCTGTAAAGCCGCTTCTGGAGGTACTGAAAACACTCGGAGTTGCATCGAACAGCCGGGATGACAAGGGCTATCCCCCTGTCATAATCGATGCAAAGGGCATCCGGGGAGGCTCCGTCACATTTACGGACGTGGAAAGCAGTCAATATATTTCTTCTCTCATGATCAGCGCCCCTTACGCCGAGGAAGACATAGAGATAAGGATCGAAGGCAGGACTGTCTCCGAGCCCTACATAGATATGACTCTGAATGTTATGGAGTACTTCGGAGCGGAGATCAGCAGGGTTGATAGGAATTGCTTCAGCGTAAAAAGTGGTAAGCGGTATTCAGGTCAGAGATACCTTATAGAGGGAGATGCCTCCAGCGCTTCCTATTTTTTCCTGGCTGCCGCCTTGTGCCGTGGACGGGTAAGGGTCATGAGCATCAATCCCGACAGCCTGCAGGGTGACATCAAACTCTTAGGCATCATGGAAAGTTTAGGCTGTTCTGTAGTGCGTGGTGATGCGTGGGTTGAGGTTATCGGGGGACCGTTACGTGAAGGGGACGCGGTTTTCGATATGGGGAACATGCCCGATATGGTGCCGACGCTGGCTGTTTTATCGGCGTTCAGACCGGGGCGAACGGCTATCACAAACGTTTCTCATCTGAGGCTCAAAGAAAGTGACCGCATCGCCGCAATGGTAAATGAATTGAACAGAATAGGCGTGATTGCGGAAGAAAGGGATGACGGGCTTATCGTTATCGGGGGAAAACCGCATGGCGCCGATATTGAGACATATAACGATCACCGGATTGCCATGAGTTTTGCCATTGCTGGTCTTGCTGTACCGGGGATGAGGATCAAAGACAGGCAATGTGTTCGGAAATCCTTTCCCGGTTTCTGGGATGAACTGAAAAAGCTGCACGCGGATGGGTGATGGGGCATAAGACCTTTGAAAAACACTCGAATTGTCATTTCAACAGTTACTCTGTGTCATTTCGACCGGAGGGAGAAATTGTATAAGTGCACATCATATTGATTGGATACCGCGGAACAGGGAAATCGAGAGTTGGGAAAAGACTTGCTGAGAAGCTACAGATGCCGTTTTACGATACTGATGAGCTCATTGAGGCTGCTGCCGACAGATCGATCCAGGAAATGGTTGCAGAAAACGGCTGGGCATATTTCCGTGAAAGAGAGCGTGAGATAGTCCGGGAGTTGGTAATAATGCACAGAAGTGTAATAGCCACCGGCGGCGGAGCCGTTATGGATGAGGAAAATGCCGATATTTTTAAAAAGCATGGGGTATTGATCTGGCTTAATGCTGATGTAAAGACAATCGTTGAACGAATTCAGGGC contains:
- the aroA gene encoding 3-phosphoshikimate 1-carboxyvinyltransferase; the encoded protein is MEVKPIPHLDATVEIPGSKSYTQRALVIAFLAQGKSILRNVLISEDTRYLVAGLRSLGAGILISDKDMIISGTRGKISNPRREIFLGNNGTALRFLTTLVSLGRGKFTLDGSSRLRERPVKPLLEVLKTLGVASNSRDDKGYPPVIIDAKGIRGGSVTFTDVESSQYISSLMISAPYAEEDIEIRIEGRTVSEPYIDMTLNVMEYFGAEISRVDRNCFSVKSGKRYSGQRYLIEGDASSASYFFLAAALCRGRVRVMSINPDSLQGDIKLLGIMESLGCSVVRGDAWVEVIGGPLREGDAVFDMGNMPDMVPTLAVLSAFRPGRTAITNVSHLRLKESDRIAAMVNELNRIGVIAEERDDGLIVIGGKPHGADIETYNDHRIAMSFAIAGLAVPGMRIKDRQCVRKSFPGFWDELKKLHADG
- a CDS encoding shikimate kinase, which codes for MHIILIGYRGTGKSRVGKRLAEKLQMPFYDTDELIEAAADRSIQEMVAENGWAYFREREREIVRELVIMHRSVIATGGGAVMDEENADIFKKHGVLIWLNADVKTIVERIQGDISSRERRPSFSHDDIFQETEDVLRKRIPVYSGLADFSIDTVGKNINEIVNDICQFLSRTGRFSSKESSCQEVP